A single genomic interval of Granulicella tundricola MP5ACTX9 harbors:
- a CDS encoding glutathione peroxidase, producing the protein MACAVGMGSAAAVRAQEPANQDKTGRGATGHKKAAPDAVGLAPGEGRVGRGGKETQPEKVVYDYELPGADGKGVPLKEYKGKTLLIVNLARNSSYNSQVAALEKLNEKYKEKGLVVIGVPSNDFGAGEPGTDAEIQKVYKVDDKVTFPVVARSKVTGDDELPLYSYLTKEKAVPENGPVHWNYTKFLIDKNGKVVARFNPDVAPDSPEMLSTLDQVLDGRFKPKKAGGPGGPGGGGGDDGDPPA; encoded by the coding sequence GTGGCTTGCGCGGTTGGGATGGGAAGTGCGGCGGCGGTCCGGGCGCAGGAGCCTGCGAATCAGGATAAGACTGGACGGGGGGCCACCGGGCATAAGAAGGCGGCACCGGATGCGGTGGGGTTGGCGCCGGGGGAGGGGCGCGTTGGGCGGGGTGGGAAGGAGACGCAGCCGGAGAAGGTGGTGTATGACTATGAGCTGCCGGGGGCGGATGGGAAGGGTGTGCCCTTGAAGGAGTACAAGGGGAAGACGCTGCTGATCGTGAACCTGGCGCGGAACTCCAGCTACAACTCGCAGGTGGCGGCGCTTGAGAAGTTGAATGAGAAGTACAAGGAGAAGGGGCTGGTGGTGATTGGGGTGCCTTCAAATGACTTTGGGGCGGGGGAGCCGGGGACGGATGCGGAGATCCAGAAGGTCTATAAGGTGGACGACAAGGTGACCTTTCCTGTCGTGGCCCGGTCGAAGGTGACCGGAGATGATGAGCTTCCGTTGTATTCGTATCTGACCAAGGAGAAGGCGGTTCCGGAGAACGGGCCGGTTCACTGGAACTATACGAAGTTTCTGATCGACAAGAACGGCAAGGTGGTGGCACGGTTCAATCCGGATGTTGCCCCGGACTCGCCTGAGATGTTGTCGACGCTGGACCAGGTGCTGGACGGGCGGTTCAAGCCGAAGAAAGCAGGCGGACCCGGTGGTCCGGGTGGTGGCGGTGGAGATGATGGGGACCCACCGGCTTAG
- the atzF gene encoding allophanate hydrolase, with protein sequence MNIEALHREYAAGTTTPAQIVEAIFARIASEGVHPVWISLIPKEQVLQRAAALQNQDPTKLPLYGIPFAVKDNIDVANHPTTAGCPAYAFTPTESATVVAKLEAAGAILIGKTNMDQFATGLVGTRSPYGAPSSVFSKDHISGGSSSGSAVAVASGLVAFSLGTDTAGSGRVPAMFNNLIGLKPSRGVLSTHGVVPACRTLDCVSIFTQTAADAAAVLDVASGPDPKDPYSRTPTPGAGASPWAAASTFKFGVPAPSALQFFGDTHNPALYQAAITALKSLGGEPVEFDLAPLLAAAQLLYKGPWVAERYAVISDFIQAHAAEMDPTVAKIINGAASYTAVDYFDSAYKLQHHLRQTEQAWKAFDLILLPTAPRTFTHAEIAESPIERNSQLGFYTNFVNLLDLSAVAVPAGMRPDGLPFGVTLIGKTLAEAALLPLADSLQRKLNQTLGGSKDLLAGTTPLKPATTPTGTLLMAVVGAHLTGQPLNWQLTDRGGKLVRTCRTHPDYKFYALKNTTPPKPGLVRVPGFEGKGIEVEIWALPSDTVGSFVDGVPQPLSIGKLRLEDGTLVMGFLVEPEATQDAFEITNLGGWRNYLATLKK encoded by the coding sequence ATGAACATCGAAGCCCTGCACCGCGAGTACGCCGCTGGCACCACAACCCCAGCCCAGATCGTAGAAGCAATCTTCGCCCGCATCGCCTCCGAAGGCGTCCACCCCGTCTGGATCTCCCTCATCCCCAAAGAGCAGGTCCTCCAACGCGCCGCCGCCCTCCAAAACCAGGACCCCACGAAGCTCCCCCTCTACGGCATCCCGTTTGCCGTCAAGGACAACATAGACGTAGCCAACCACCCCACCACCGCCGGCTGTCCCGCCTACGCCTTCACCCCCACCGAGTCCGCCACGGTCGTAGCGAAACTCGAAGCCGCCGGAGCCATCCTCATCGGCAAGACCAACATGGACCAGTTCGCCACCGGCCTCGTCGGCACCCGCAGCCCCTACGGCGCACCCTCCAGCGTCTTCAGCAAAGACCACATCTCCGGCGGATCGAGCAGCGGCTCAGCCGTAGCAGTCGCCAGCGGCCTCGTCGCCTTCTCGCTCGGCACGGATACTGCGGGCTCCGGCCGAGTGCCCGCCATGTTCAATAACCTCATCGGCCTCAAGCCCTCGCGCGGAGTCCTCAGCACCCACGGAGTAGTCCCCGCCTGCCGAACCCTTGACTGCGTCTCCATCTTCACCCAGACCGCCGCAGACGCCGCCGCAGTCCTCGACGTAGCCTCCGGTCCCGACCCCAAAGACCCTTACTCCCGCACCCCAACCCCCGGAGCCGGCGCATCCCCCTGGGCGGCGGCAAGCACGTTCAAGTTCGGCGTCCCCGCCCCGTCCGCCCTCCAGTTCTTCGGCGACACCCACAACCCAGCCCTCTACCAGGCGGCAATCACCGCCCTGAAGAGCCTCGGCGGAGAACCAGTCGAGTTTGACCTCGCCCCACTCCTCGCCGCAGCTCAACTCCTCTACAAGGGCCCCTGGGTCGCCGAGCGTTACGCCGTCATATCGGACTTCATCCAGGCCCACGCCGCCGAGATGGACCCCACCGTCGCCAAAATCATCAACGGCGCGGCCAGCTACACCGCAGTCGATTACTTCGACTCCGCCTACAAACTCCAGCACCACCTCCGCCAGACCGAGCAGGCATGGAAGGCCTTCGACCTCATCCTCCTGCCCACCGCACCCCGCACCTTCACCCACGCCGAGATCGCCGAGTCCCCCATCGAGCGCAACTCCCAGCTCGGCTTCTACACCAACTTCGTCAATCTCCTCGACCTCTCCGCCGTAGCCGTTCCCGCAGGCATGCGCCCGGACGGCTTGCCCTTTGGCGTAACCCTCATCGGCAAGACCCTCGCTGAAGCCGCCCTCCTGCCTCTCGCCGATAGCCTGCAGCGCAAGCTAAACCAGACCCTCGGCGGCAGCAAAGACCTCCTTGCCGGCACGACACCGCTGAAGCCCGCCACAACCCCGACCGGCACCCTGCTCATGGCAGTCGTAGGAGCCCACCTGACCGGCCAGCCCCTCAACTGGCAGCTCACCGATCGCGGCGGCAAGCTCGTCCGCACCTGCCGCACCCACCCCGACTACAAGTTCTACGCTCTCAAGAACACCACGCCTCCCAAGCCTGGCCTCGTCCGCGTCCCCGGCTTTGAAGGGAAGGGAATTGAAGTCGAGATCTGGGCGCTCCCCTCCGACACGGTCGGATCGTTCGTAGACGGAGTCCCCCAGCCACTCTCCATCGGCAAGCTCCGTCTGGAAGATGGCACGCTCGTCATGGGCTTCCTCGTAGAACCGGAAGCCACCCAGGATGCGTTTGAAATCACAAACCTGGGTGGCTGGCGGAACTACCTTGCAACGCTGAAGAAGTAG
- a CDS encoding carboxypeptidase-like regulatory domain-containing protein produces the protein MQTFCLRSGRRILLGLALALASSSLLSAQTNTTALSGTVTDASGALMPGVAISISNPASGSVQNTSTHSKGEFSFDQIPPGTYVVKVLAPGFSEQDEQVELLVATPVKMDFKLTVGTSEVVNVETNIAALNATDASLGKAFDSKQIQNLPYLANNITYLLSLQPGVLALDSGAQTGGLNTDTRTGIVNGARQDQTNISLDGVDNNDQTNGYAFNGALRATRESVEEFRVTTTGSNADAGRSSGGQVSLVTRSGTNTYHGSAYEYYRGGIGLQNNWFNKQTQLNTNTGNVPLKVLQNTYGASFGAPIIRDKLFFFAAYEGFKQASDQQVAATVPSLFSASGTAQGLVTGNVTYQVCPSSVVCKSSTATKTLTPTDIATLDGRANDPVCSTSACTAPTTNAAAIAYMKQFPLANNNTGGDGFNTGTYSFASPLPLHQITNIARVDYTINPRQTLFVRGNLQSDNQAAALTFPGLLAASNTFGNNKGMAAGHIWNLNSAMSNNFRYGFIRQGTATRGTGSQPYVTFSAFTTISATTTSTIYKITTNNFADDFTITKGRHTIQFGVNDRLLSNSRYFDSPLLSNASVTSSLLALAAVANTGSSYDPAIGTCADCGTVSSGFANSYNAAILANGGVIESGKSGTEYLVQNGSLVPAGAGVVPTHIYHNLEQEYYIQDQWKASPRFTVTAGLRYNYYGVPYEIHGQQIAPTIAANTLLQNRVAGANSGTSYNTPISFAVSGSANNAPNFWTPQKGNFAPRISFAYATPDNRTSIRGGFSLVFDHFGEGVVDYYDAGTSSLLSLSKSNTFSYTDVNTNPRFTGYHNVPLGTVTVATTALPATPANNEFTFLKTVNSIQKTPYAEAFNFTIQREVTHGLTLTGSYVGRLGRHLSDAIDVAQPNNLLDTASQQTYFQAATAYDKMIDAGVATNTVANTGYFQNLFPKAAYKGFTGAQAFYAFMAANRGNETAALYQFDYTAGAASSPAGQSNRFFYPQTSSIYVQSTIANSNYNALQMSARHVLRYGLEYDLNYTYSKSLDQGSSPERSASNYIVNTVNPSQMYAPSDFDVRHNITANYNAPLPFGKGKPFLGHANGLVDRLIGGWQLNGVVHYSTAFPFSASISNGFGTNFDSSSNYIQTGPIPTGGHHYVPGGNYETALNGITVTQAFANLRAAYVGETGQRNNFRADGYFSMDDGFSKSFRTFREQAFKIQVEVFNVTGSTRFNALTATGNSTKFGQYTGGSATTTGLLGQPRQMQFSGKYSF, from the coding sequence ATGCAAACTTTCTGTCTTCGTTCCGGCCGCCGCATCCTGCTCGGCCTCGCTCTTGCCCTGGCAAGCTCTTCCCTTCTATCGGCTCAGACGAACACAACAGCCTTGAGCGGCACAGTGACGGATGCATCTGGGGCACTCATGCCCGGAGTTGCAATCAGCATCTCCAATCCAGCCTCCGGATCGGTTCAGAACACCAGCACCCACTCAAAGGGAGAGTTCTCTTTTGACCAGATTCCGCCGGGCACATATGTGGTGAAGGTTTTGGCACCGGGTTTTTCCGAGCAGGACGAACAGGTTGAACTGCTGGTGGCCACGCCGGTGAAGATGGACTTCAAGCTTACCGTCGGCACAAGCGAGGTGGTCAACGTCGAGACTAATATCGCCGCACTGAATGCAACCGATGCCTCGCTGGGCAAAGCATTCGACAGCAAACAGATTCAGAATCTGCCTTATCTGGCGAACAACATTACATATCTGTTGTCATTGCAGCCTGGTGTGCTGGCGCTGGATAGCGGTGCGCAGACGGGCGGTTTGAACACAGATACGCGCACGGGTATCGTGAATGGCGCACGGCAGGATCAGACGAACATCAGTCTTGATGGCGTCGATAACAATGACCAAACCAATGGCTATGCGTTCAACGGCGCACTCCGTGCGACACGTGAATCAGTGGAAGAGTTCCGGGTTACGACGACGGGAAGCAATGCAGATGCAGGCCGTTCCTCCGGCGGTCAGGTCTCTCTCGTTACCCGCTCGGGAACCAATACCTATCATGGCAGCGCTTACGAGTATTACCGCGGCGGGATCGGTCTACAGAACAACTGGTTTAATAAGCAAACACAACTCAATACCAATACGGGCAATGTGCCTCTGAAAGTCCTGCAAAATACCTATGGTGCTTCCTTCGGCGCGCCAATCATCCGGGATAAATTGTTCTTTTTTGCCGCGTACGAAGGCTTCAAGCAGGCCAGCGATCAGCAAGTTGCGGCAACTGTACCGTCGCTATTCAGCGCAAGCGGTACGGCTCAAGGCTTGGTTACTGGGAACGTGACTTACCAAGTCTGCCCTTCATCGGTTGTCTGTAAATCTTCCACGGCAACCAAGACCTTGACGCCGACTGACATTGCAACACTCGACGGCCGCGCCAACGACCCAGTTTGCAGTACCTCAGCATGCACCGCGCCGACCACCAATGCAGCGGCAATCGCCTATATGAAGCAGTTCCCGTTGGCCAACAACAATACGGGTGGCGACGGTTTTAACACGGGCACCTATAGTTTTGCTTCCCCGCTCCCGTTACACCAGATTACAAACATCGCTCGTGTTGACTACACGATCAATCCACGACAGACGTTGTTTGTTCGCGGAAACCTGCAGAGCGATAATCAGGCAGCAGCACTCACGTTCCCTGGCCTGCTTGCTGCGTCCAATACGTTCGGCAATAACAAGGGAATGGCTGCCGGTCACATCTGGAATTTGAACAGTGCGATGAGCAATAACTTCCGCTATGGTTTCATACGGCAGGGCACTGCCACGCGAGGTACTGGAAGCCAGCCTTACGTAACGTTCAGCGCCTTCACCACGATCTCGGCCACCACAACGTCTACCATTTACAAGATCACTACGAACAACTTTGCCGATGACTTCACGATTACCAAGGGCCGCCATACGATCCAGTTTGGCGTCAACGATCGTCTTCTTTCGAACAGCCGCTACTTCGACTCACCTCTGCTTTCCAACGCCAGCGTGACGTCGAGCCTTCTGGCACTGGCTGCAGTTGCAAACACTGGCAGCAGCTATGATCCAGCGATCGGTACCTGCGCTGACTGCGGAACGGTATCAAGTGGCTTTGCGAACTCGTATAACGCCGCGATTCTAGCTAACGGCGGGGTTATCGAAAGCGGCAAGTCGGGAACCGAGTATCTTGTCCAGAATGGCTCCCTTGTACCGGCTGGCGCAGGCGTCGTTCCGACACACATTTACCACAATCTGGAGCAGGAGTATTACATCCAGGACCAGTGGAAGGCTAGTCCTCGATTCACTGTGACTGCGGGTCTGCGGTACAACTATTACGGTGTTCCGTATGAGATTCATGGTCAGCAGATTGCGCCGACGATTGCGGCGAACACTCTGCTTCAGAATCGTGTCGCTGGCGCTAACTCTGGAACTTCTTACAACACGCCGATTTCGTTTGCGGTGTCCGGCTCTGCGAACAACGCGCCTAACTTCTGGACTCCGCAGAAGGGTAACTTCGCTCCACGCATTTCGTTTGCCTATGCGACTCCGGATAATCGCACTTCGATCCGCGGAGGCTTCTCATTGGTGTTCGATCACTTTGGTGAAGGAGTCGTCGATTATTACGACGCGGGAACTTCTTCACTGCTTTCGCTTTCGAAAAGCAACACATTTTCTTATACGGATGTGAACACGAATCCGCGTTTCACTGGCTATCATAATGTGCCGCTCGGCACCGTAACCGTGGCTACCACAGCCCTACCGGCAACGCCGGCAAACAACGAGTTCACCTTCCTGAAAACTGTGAACAGCATTCAGAAGACTCCTTACGCAGAGGCATTCAACTTCACCATCCAGCGTGAGGTGACGCATGGCTTGACGTTGACTGGTTCTTACGTTGGGCGCCTTGGCCGTCACCTCTCCGATGCGATCGACGTGGCCCAGCCGAACAACCTTCTGGATACGGCGAGCCAGCAAACTTATTTCCAGGCTGCCACCGCTTACGACAAGATGATCGACGCCGGTGTCGCGACCAACACAGTCGCAAACACTGGCTACTTTCAGAATTTGTTCCCCAAGGCTGCTTACAAGGGGTTCACGGGTGCGCAGGCGTTCTATGCGTTCATGGCTGCAAATCGCGGAAATGAAACGGCTGCGCTCTATCAATTCGACTACACGGCTGGCGCGGCGTCTTCCCCTGCCGGGCAGAGCAATCGATTCTTCTATCCGCAGACATCTTCCATCTACGTGCAATCCACGATCGCGAACAGCAACTACAACGCCCTGCAAATGTCCGCACGGCATGTCCTGCGGTATGGACTGGAGTACGATCTCAACTACACGTACAGCAAATCTCTTGATCAGGGTTCGTCACCTGAGCGCTCCGCCTCTAACTACATCGTGAACACGGTCAATCCGAGCCAGATGTATGCTCCTTCAGACTTTGACGTGCGCCACAATATCACAGCGAATTACAACGCTCCTTTGCCTTTCGGTAAAGGCAAACCCTTCCTCGGTCATGCAAATGGATTAGTGGATCGTCTGATTGGCGGTTGGCAGTTGAACGGAGTCGTCCACTACAGCACGGCGTTCCCGTTTTCAGCTAGCATCAGCAACGGTTTCGGCACGAACTTCGATTCGTCCAGTAACTACATCCAGACAGGTCCAATCCCAACCGGAGGCCATCATTACGTGCCAGGCGGCAACTACGAGACTGCGCTGAACGGCATTACCGTGACACAGGCGTTCGCAAACCTTCGGGCCGCCTACGTGGGTGAGACGGGACAGCGCAACAACTTCCGGGCCGATGGATACTTCTCCATGGATGATGGCTTCTCGAAGTCCTTCCGGACGTTCCGCGAACAGGCCTTCAAGATCCAAGTTGAAGTATTCAACGTAACGGGCTCGACGCGCTTCAACGCTTTAACTGCTACCGGAAACAGCACGAAGTTTGGTCAATACACGGGAGGCTCTGCTACTACGACTGGATTGCTCGGGCAGCCACGGCAAATGCAGTTCTCGGGTAAATACTCGTTCTAA